A genomic region of Mesorhizobium sp. NZP2077 contains the following coding sequences:
- the metE gene encoding 5-methyltetrahydropteroyltriglutamate--homocysteine S-methyltransferase, whose protein sequence is MATLGVPRIGRRRELKFALESYWSGKSPAADLLATAKALRAASWREQHDRGVSKIPSNDFSLYDHVLDTVAMVGAVPARYTWTDGEVPLDTYFAMARGNQDQAADCGHAGDEHAANGHGLAAMEMTKWFDTNYHYIVPELTDDQSFALSSAKPVDHFLEAKALGIHTRPVLLGPVTFLKLAKSPEEGFNPIALLPRLLPVYEELLRRLKLAGADWVQIDEPALVVDLVPNERDALQFAYCRLSKAAPELKIMVATYFGSLGDNLETAISLPVAGLHVDLVRAPEQLETVGRLAQKELVLSLGLIDGRNVWRANLPAILDRIKPIVAGWPLDRVEIAPSCSMLHVPIDLDMETALDADVKSWLAFAAQKTDELVVLARALAEGQDAVAAELEASAEAAAARATSAKVHDPLVEGRVASIKVAMTRRKSAFDVRSKLQGDTFGLPSFPTTTIGSFPQTAEVRKARAAHAKGELSYVDYEAFLKKEIEAAVRWQEEIGLDVLVHGEFERNDMVQYFAEQLRGFAFTQHGWVQSYGSRFVRPPIIIGDVSRQNPMTLHWWRYAQSLTPKPVKGMLTGPVTILNWSFVRDDLPRSAVCRQVALAIRDEVSDLEKAGARMIQIDEAALREGLPLREADWETYLDWAVECFRLASTAVGDATQIHTHMCYSEFGDIVDAIAAMDADVISIETSRSQMELLDTLRTFKYPNEIGPGVYDIHSPRVPEVGEISNLIMLARERLSDGQLWVNPDCGLKTRRWEEVRPALVNMVAAARAIREKAQTA, encoded by the coding sequence CAGCTGGAGGGAGCAGCACGATCGCGGCGTGTCGAAAATCCCGTCCAACGATTTCTCGCTTTATGACCATGTGCTCGACACCGTCGCCATGGTCGGCGCCGTGCCGGCACGATACACCTGGACTGACGGCGAGGTCCCACTCGATACCTATTTCGCAATGGCGCGCGGCAACCAAGATCAGGCCGCTGATTGCGGACATGCCGGTGACGAGCATGCGGCCAACGGGCATGGCCTTGCCGCGATGGAAATGACCAAATGGTTCGACACCAACTATCACTACATTGTGCCGGAACTTACCGACGATCAGAGCTTTGCCCTCTCGTCGGCGAAACCGGTCGATCATTTCCTCGAGGCCAAGGCGCTCGGCATCCACACGCGCCCGGTCCTGCTTGGACCGGTTACCTTTCTCAAGTTGGCGAAGTCACCTGAGGAAGGTTTCAACCCTATCGCGCTCCTGCCACGGCTGCTGCCCGTCTACGAGGAGCTCCTGCGGAGGCTGAAGCTCGCGGGAGCCGATTGGGTGCAGATCGATGAGCCGGCGCTCGTGGTCGATCTGGTTCCCAACGAACGGGATGCGCTCCAATTCGCCTACTGCCGGCTGTCAAAAGCAGCACCGGAGTTGAAGATCATGGTCGCTACCTATTTCGGATCGCTGGGAGACAATCTCGAGACCGCAATTTCTCTGCCCGTGGCGGGACTGCACGTCGATCTCGTGCGCGCTCCAGAGCAGTTGGAGACCGTCGGCCGGCTCGCGCAGAAGGAACTTGTGCTCTCGCTCGGGCTGATCGACGGCCGCAACGTCTGGCGCGCGAACCTGCCTGCCATACTTGACCGCATCAAGCCGATCGTCGCCGGCTGGCCGCTGGACCGCGTGGAGATCGCCCCGTCCTGCTCGATGCTGCATGTGCCGATCGACCTGGACATGGAGACGGCACTCGATGCGGACGTGAAATCGTGGCTCGCCTTCGCGGCGCAAAAAACCGACGAGCTGGTCGTGCTCGCCCGTGCCCTGGCTGAAGGCCAGGACGCGGTCGCCGCCGAACTGGAGGCGTCGGCTGAGGCTGCCGCCGCTCGCGCGACATCCGCTAAGGTGCATGATCCGCTCGTCGAAGGTCGGGTCGCCAGCATCAAGGTCGCCATGACGCGCCGGAAGAGCGCATTCGACGTGCGCTCCAAGCTTCAGGGCGACACGTTTGGCTTGCCATCCTTCCCCACCACGACGATCGGCTCCTTCCCGCAAACAGCCGAGGTTCGCAAGGCGCGGGCAGCCCATGCCAAGGGCGAGCTGAGTTACGTCGACTATGAGGCCTTCCTGAAAAAAGAGATAGAAGCCGCCGTTCGCTGGCAAGAAGAGATCGGACTCGACGTGCTGGTGCACGGCGAATTCGAGCGCAACGATATGGTGCAGTATTTCGCCGAGCAGCTCCGCGGCTTTGCCTTCACGCAGCATGGGTGGGTGCAGAGCTATGGCTCGCGCTTTGTGCGACCCCCGATCATCATTGGCGATGTGTCGCGACAAAATCCGATGACACTACACTGGTGGCGATACGCCCAGTCGCTGACGCCAAAGCCGGTGAAGGGCATGCTTACCGGCCCGGTGACGATCCTCAACTGGTCCTTCGTCCGAGACGACCTTCCGCGCTCAGCCGTCTGCCGCCAAGTCGCGCTCGCCATTCGCGATGAAGTGAGCGACCTCGAAAAGGCCGGCGCCAGGATGATCCAGATCGACGAAGCCGCACTGCGCGAGGGCTTGCCGCTTCGTGAGGCCGACTGGGAAACCTATCTCGACTGGGCCGTCGAATGCTTCCGGCTGGCTTCAACGGCGGTTGGCGATGCGACCCAGATTCACACCCATATGTGCTATTCCGAGTTCGGCGACATCGTGGACGCGATTGCTGCAATGGATGCCGATGTGATCTCCATTGAAACCTCGCGCTCGCAGATGGAACTGCTCGATACGCTGCGAACCTTCAAGTATCCGAACGAGATCGGTCCCGGCGTCTATGACATTCACTCGCCGCGGGTCCCGGAAGTGGGCGAAATTTCCAACCTCATCATGCTTGCGCGCGAGCGATTGTCGGATGGCCAACTGTGGGTGAATCCCGACTGCGGTCTCAAAACGCGCAGGTGGGAGGAGGTCCGCCCTGCCCTGGTGAACATGGTGGCTGCGGCACGCGCAATTCGGGAAAAAGCGCAGACGGCGTAG